In a genomic window of Microterricola viridarii:
- a CDS encoding ABC transporter permease: MSSAAAPTQQRSGVPAPRHGLARRGSAFFSRHPRLRLGFLIAAPLLWLGIVYVVALAALLVTAFWSVDSFTGEITQSWTLDNIITVLTGSLYQVVTLRTVGVALLVTVIDVLIALPIAFFMAKVAGPRMQRILVIAVLMPLWASYLVKAYAWRSVLSQDGILQWLLTPFGGSTPGYGLTATIITLSYLWLPYVILPIYAGLERVPDSLLEASGDLGGRTWMTLRLVTLPLIWPAIIAGSIFSFSLSLGDYLTVNIVGGANQMLGNLVFTNVGAANNLPLAAAIALIPIAIIFGYLALVRRTGALDNL, encoded by the coding sequence ATGAGTAGTGCAGCCGCCCCGACGCAACAGCGTTCGGGCGTGCCCGCGCCCCGGCACGGGCTGGCGCGGCGCGGCTCGGCCTTCTTCAGCCGGCACCCGCGGCTGCGGCTCGGCTTTCTGATCGCCGCCCCGCTGCTCTGGCTGGGCATCGTCTACGTCGTGGCCCTGGCCGCGCTGCTCGTGACCGCGTTCTGGAGCGTCGACAGCTTCACCGGCGAGATCACGCAGAGCTGGACGCTGGACAACATCATCACGGTGCTCACCGGTTCGCTCTACCAGGTCGTGACGCTGCGCACCGTGGGCGTCGCGCTGCTCGTGACGGTGATCGACGTGCTCATCGCCCTGCCGATCGCCTTCTTCATGGCGAAGGTGGCCGGCCCGCGGATGCAGCGCATCCTCGTGATCGCCGTGCTCATGCCGCTCTGGGCCAGCTACCTGGTCAAGGCGTACGCCTGGCGCAGCGTGCTCTCCCAGGACGGCATCCTGCAGTGGCTGCTCACCCCCTTCGGCGGGAGCACCCCCGGCTACGGGCTGACGGCCACCATCATCACGCTCAGCTACCTCTGGCTGCCCTACGTCATCCTGCCCATCTACGCGGGGCTCGAGCGGGTGCCGGACTCGCTGCTGGAGGCGTCCGGCGACCTCGGCGGCAGGACGTGGATGACGCTCAGGCTGGTCACGCTGCCGCTGATCTGGCCGGCGATCATCGCCGGCTCGATCTTCAGCTTCTCGCTCTCCCTCGGCGACTACCTGACGGTCAACATCGTCGGCGGCGCCAACCAGATGCTCGGCAACCTCGTCTTCACCAACGTCGGCGCGGCGAACAACCTGCCGCTGGCGGCGGCCATCGCCCTCATCCCGATCGCGATCATCTTCGGCTACCTGGCCCTCGTGCGGCGCACGGGCGCCCTGGACAACCTCTAG
- the gatB gene encoding Asp-tRNA(Asn)/Glu-tRNA(Gln) amidotransferase subunit GatB, whose translation MARAELMDFDKALELFEPVMGFEVHVELNTKTKMFSEAPNVFGAEPNTGLTPLCLGLPGTLPVVNEQAVRYSISLGLALGCSIAESSSFARKNYFYPDTPKNYQISQFDEPIAFEGSVQIELADGTLIDIPVERAHMEEDAGKLTHVGGSSGRIQGADYSLVDYNRAGVPLVEIVTKPIYGGEHRSPEIAKAYVSAIRDIVVSLGISDAKMERGNLRCDANVSLRPRVAEGVETPPLGTRTETKNVNSLRSVERAVRYEIQRQAAILAKGGSITQETRHWHEDTGETSAGRPKSDADDYRYFPEPDLLPVVPSAELIAELRAALPEQPAVRRRRLKAEWGFTDLEFQDIQNSGLLTEVSETVAAGATPAAARKWWTGEIARLANAADADAASLISAADVAALAVLVEAGTLTDRLARQVLEGVIAGEGTPQQVVDARGLAVVSDDGALIAAIDEALAAQPDVLEKIRDGKVQAAGAVIGAVMKAMKGQADAARVRELVLERASA comes from the coding sequence ATGGCCCGCGCAGAATTGATGGACTTCGACAAGGCGCTCGAGCTGTTCGAGCCGGTGATGGGCTTCGAGGTCCACGTCGAGCTGAACACCAAGACCAAGATGTTCTCCGAGGCCCCGAACGTGTTCGGCGCGGAGCCCAACACCGGCCTGACCCCGCTCTGCCTCGGCCTGCCCGGCACCCTGCCCGTCGTCAACGAGCAGGCCGTGCGCTACTCGATCAGCCTGGGCCTCGCGCTCGGCTGCTCGATCGCCGAGTCGAGCAGCTTCGCCCGGAAGAACTACTTCTACCCGGACACCCCCAAGAACTACCAGATCTCGCAGTTCGACGAGCCGATCGCGTTCGAGGGCTCCGTGCAGATCGAGCTCGCCGACGGCACCCTCATCGACATCCCCGTCGAGCGCGCCCACATGGAGGAGGATGCCGGCAAGCTGACGCACGTCGGTGGCTCCAGCGGTCGCATCCAGGGCGCGGACTACTCGCTGGTCGACTACAACCGCGCCGGCGTCCCGCTCGTCGAGATCGTCACCAAGCCGATCTACGGCGGCGAGCACCGCTCGCCCGAGATCGCCAAGGCCTACGTGTCGGCGATCCGCGACATCGTCGTGTCGCTCGGCATCTCCGACGCCAAGATGGAGCGCGGCAACCTGCGCTGCGACGCCAACGTGTCCCTGCGCCCGCGCGTTGCAGAGGGCGTGGAGACGCCGCCGCTCGGCACCCGCACCGAGACGAAGAACGTCAACTCGCTGCGCTCGGTCGAGCGCGCGGTGCGCTACGAGATCCAGCGCCAGGCCGCCATCCTCGCCAAGGGCGGCAGCATCACCCAGGAGACGCGCCACTGGCACGAGGACACGGGCGAGACGAGCGCCGGACGCCCCAAGAGCGACGCCGACGACTACCGCTACTTCCCGGAGCCCGACCTGCTCCCCGTCGTGCCCTCGGCCGAGCTGATCGCGGAGCTGCGCGCAGCCCTGCCAGAGCAGCCGGCCGTGCGCCGCCGCCGTCTGAAGGCCGAGTGGGGCTTCACCGACCTCGAGTTCCAGGACATCCAGAACTCCGGCCTCCTCACCGAGGTCTCCGAGACGGTCGCCGCCGGTGCGACGCCGGCCGCCGCCCGCAAGTGGTGGACGGGCGAGATCGCCCGCCTGGCGAACGCGGCAGACGCCGACGCCGCCAGCCTGATCTCGGCTGCGGATGTCGCAGCGCTGGCCGTCCTCGTCGAGGCCGGCACCCTCACCGACCGCCTGGCCCGCCAGGTGCTCGAGGGCGTCATCGCCGGCGAGGGCACGCCGCAGCAGGTCGTCGACGCCCGCGGCCTCGCCGTGGTCTCCGACGACGGTGCCCTGATCGCCGCCATCGACGAGGCCCTGGCCGCCCAGCCGGACGTGCTCGAGAAGATCCGCGACGGCAAGGTGCAGGCCGCCGGCGCCGTTATCGGTGCCGTCATGAAGGCGATGAAGGGGCAGGCCGACGCCGCCCGCGTGCGCGAACTCGTCCTGGAGCGCGCCAGCGCCTAG
- a CDS encoding ABC transporter permease yields the protein MRLSRLSRTVLGVVTVLILLAIYLPLGVVFINSFSTSQSLSWPPPGFTLEWWGKAFQSAGAIDAVLTSVQLAIIATIVSLVLGTLISFALQRFAFFGRDTVSLLVILPIALPGIITGIALNNFFRTILGVPLSIWTVVIAHATFCIVTVFNNVIARLRRLGTNFEEASADLGAGIWTTFRLITFPQLRSALFAGGLLAFALSFDEIIVTTFTAGSGVTTLPIFILNNMFRPNQAPIVSVIAVVLVLVSIVPIYIAQRIAGAERDDR from the coding sequence ATGCGACTCAGCCGCCTCTCCCGCACGGTGCTCGGCGTCGTCACCGTCCTCATCCTGCTCGCCATCTACCTGCCGCTCGGAGTCGTCTTCATCAACTCCTTCAGCACGAGCCAGAGCCTGAGCTGGCCGCCGCCCGGCTTCACCCTGGAATGGTGGGGCAAGGCGTTCCAGAGCGCGGGCGCCATCGACGCCGTGCTGACCAGCGTGCAGCTCGCCATCATCGCCACGATCGTCTCGCTCGTGCTCGGCACCCTGATCTCGTTCGCGCTGCAGCGCTTCGCGTTCTTCGGCCGCGACACGGTCAGCCTGCTCGTCATCCTGCCCATCGCGCTGCCCGGCATCATCACGGGCATCGCCCTGAACAACTTCTTCCGCACCATCCTCGGCGTGCCGCTCTCCATCTGGACGGTCGTCATCGCCCACGCCACCTTCTGCATCGTGACGGTCTTCAACAACGTGATCGCGCGGCTCCGCCGGCTGGGCACCAACTTCGAGGAGGCCTCGGCCGACCTCGGCGCCGGCATCTGGACGACATTCCGGCTGATCACCTTCCCGCAGCTGCGCTCGGCCCTCTTCGCCGGCGGGCTGCTGGCCTTCGCGCTCAGCTTCGACGAGATCATCGTGACGACGTTCACCGCCGGCTCCGGGGTGACCACCCTGCCCATCTTCATCCTGAACAACATGTTCCGGCCGAACCAGGCGCCCATCGTCAGCGTGATCGCCGTCGTGCTGGTGCTCGTCTCCATCGTCCCCATCTACATCGCGCAGCGGATCGCGGGGGCGGAGCGGGACGACCGCTGA
- a CDS encoding spore germination protein GerW family protein, translated as MSNIAVQLAESVRNAGASTVYGDPVEVDGQEMVPVALAWYGFGGGGGEMQSKNSVAPGPGDEAGGGGGGGVSIPIGAYIKRDGVLRFEPNVIALLAVATPFVGVFGWAVSRFIKVLKH; from the coding sequence ATGAGCAATATTGCTGTGCAACTTGCCGAATCTGTCCGAAATGCCGGAGCCTCCACGGTCTACGGCGACCCCGTCGAGGTCGACGGGCAGGAGATGGTGCCGGTCGCGCTGGCTTGGTACGGCTTCGGCGGCGGCGGTGGCGAGATGCAGTCGAAGAACTCTGTCGCGCCCGGGCCAGGGGACGAGGCCGGCGGCGGTGGTGGCGGCGGCGTCTCGATCCCGATCGGGGCCTACATCAAGCGCGACGGCGTGCTCCGCTTCGAACCGAACGTGATTGCCCTTCTGGCGGTGGCGACACCGTTCGTCGGCGTCTTCGGTTGGGCGGTGTCGCGGTTCATCAAGGTGCTCAAGCACTAA
- a CDS encoding ABC transporter ATP-binding protein has translation MTKTFGAVNAVDGLNLDIAAGEFFSMLGPSGSGKTTVLRLIAGFELPTAGTIELFGRDVTGTAPFDRDVNTVFQDYALFPHMSVLDNVAYGLRVRGMGKAERRERARAALEKVRLGSFGDRRPAQLSGGQRQRVALARATVVEPKALLLDEPLGALDLKLREQMQVELKEIQRDLGITFIFVTHDQEEALTLSDRIAVFSDGRIEQLGTPAEIYERPRSPFVAAFVGTSNIFDDALSRRLLGRPGAHSLRPEKLSLAAGEPPASAGGPATGEHVAAGTIAELVYVGSVTRIFVDLDAGMRVVVVEQNDRHRGIPEERGRRVSVTWRDSDLVALGRANAAAPNDTTTMTH, from the coding sequence GTGACGAAGACCTTCGGCGCGGTGAACGCCGTCGACGGGCTCAACCTGGACATCGCGGCCGGCGAGTTCTTCTCCATGCTCGGGCCCTCCGGCTCCGGCAAGACGACGGTGCTGCGCCTGATCGCCGGCTTCGAGCTGCCGACCGCCGGCACGATCGAGCTGTTCGGGCGTGACGTCACCGGCACGGCGCCGTTCGACCGGGACGTCAACACCGTCTTCCAGGACTACGCGCTGTTCCCGCACATGAGCGTGCTGGACAACGTGGCCTACGGGCTGCGGGTGCGCGGCATGGGCAAGGCCGAGCGCCGGGAGCGCGCCAGAGCGGCGCTGGAGAAGGTGCGGCTCGGGTCCTTCGGCGACCGCCGGCCGGCCCAGCTCTCCGGCGGCCAGCGGCAGCGCGTCGCGCTGGCCCGGGCCACCGTCGTCGAGCCGAAGGCGCTGCTGCTGGACGAACCGCTCGGCGCCCTCGACCTGAAGCTCCGCGAGCAGATGCAGGTCGAGCTCAAGGAGATCCAACGCGACCTCGGCATCACCTTCATCTTCGTCACCCACGACCAGGAGGAGGCGCTGACCCTCAGCGACCGGATCGCCGTGTTCAGCGACGGCAGGATCGAACAGCTCGGCACCCCGGCCGAGATCTACGAACGGCCCCGCTCGCCCTTCGTCGCCGCCTTCGTCGGCACCTCCAACATCTTCGACGACGCCCTCTCGCGCCGCCTGCTCGGGCGGCCCGGCGCGCACTCGCTGCGCCCGGAGAAGCTCTCGCTCGCGGCGGGGGAGCCGCCGGCATCCGCCGGTGGGCCGGCCACCGGGGAGCACGTCGCCGCGGGAACCATCGCCGAGCTCGTCTACGTCGGCAGCGTCACGCGCATCTTCGTCGACCTGGACGCCGGCATGAGGGTCGTGGTGGTGGAGCAGAACGACCGCCACCGCGGCATTCCAGAGGAACGCGGGCGCCGGGTGAGCGTGACCTGGCGCGACAGCGACCTGGTCGCCCTGGGACGAGCGAATGCGGCGGCACCGAACGACACCACAACCATGACGCACTGA
- a CDS encoding ABC transporter substrate-binding protein: protein MKHTMPPTRRRAALALLAAASLAALTACGTSGGSSGGETAATELGEMEGAVSILAWPGYVEDGSNDPAVDWVTPFEEQTGCQVTSKTYGTSDEAFSLMKTGDYDVVAASGDASLRLVAAGTVAPVNTDLIPNYAGVYDFLKMQSWNSVDGVSYGVPHGYGANLLMYNTDVVTPAPTSWDVVFDKGSEFQGKVTAYDSPIYIADAAMYLMTHQPDLGIENPYALDEEQLAASVALLKEQRANIGEYWSDYLKTIQSFESGDTVVGTTWQVIANSLAEGTPAAVTVPSEGVTGWSDTWMIASAAKSPNCAYAWLDYIASPEANGQATEYFGEAPSNQAACEFRSEGSCEAYHAGDADYASKIWYWSTPIAECLDGRTDVQCTDYAAWTTAWQEIKG from the coding sequence ATGAAGCACACCATGCCACCAACGCGGCGACGGGCGGCGCTTGCGCTGCTCGCGGCTGCCTCCCTCGCGGCGCTCACCGCGTGCGGAACGAGCGGGGGTTCCTCCGGCGGGGAGACCGCCGCGACCGAGCTCGGCGAGATGGAGGGGGCCGTGTCGATCCTCGCCTGGCCCGGATACGTCGAGGACGGCAGCAACGACCCCGCCGTCGACTGGGTCACCCCCTTCGAGGAGCAGACCGGTTGTCAGGTGACGAGCAAGACCTACGGCACCTCGGACGAGGCGTTCAGCCTGATGAAGACCGGGGACTACGACGTCGTCGCCGCCTCCGGCGATGCCTCGCTGCGCCTGGTCGCGGCCGGAACCGTCGCCCCGGTGAACACCGACCTGATCCCCAACTACGCCGGCGTCTACGACTTCCTCAAGATGCAGTCCTGGAACAGCGTCGACGGTGTCTCCTACGGGGTGCCGCACGGCTACGGCGCCAACCTGCTCATGTACAACACCGACGTCGTCACCCCGGCGCCGACCTCGTGGGACGTGGTCTTCGACAAGGGCAGCGAGTTCCAGGGCAAGGTCACCGCCTATGACTCGCCGATCTACATCGCGGATGCCGCCATGTACCTGATGACGCACCAGCCCGACCTCGGCATCGAGAACCCGTACGCTCTCGACGAGGAGCAGCTGGCGGCATCCGTCGCCCTGCTCAAGGAGCAGCGCGCGAACATCGGCGAGTACTGGTCCGACTACCTGAAGACCATCCAGTCCTTCGAATCGGGGGACACCGTCGTCGGCACCACCTGGCAGGTGATCGCGAACTCGCTGGCCGAGGGCACCCCGGCGGCGGTGACCGTGCCGTCGGAGGGCGTGACCGGTTGGTCGGACACCTGGATGATCGCGTCCGCGGCGAAGAGCCCGAACTGCGCCTACGCCTGGCTGGACTACATCGCCAGCCCGGAGGCCAACGGGCAGGCGACAGAGTACTTCGGCGAGGCGCCGTCCAACCAGGCCGCCTGCGAGTTCCGCTCAGAGGGCTCCTGTGAGGCCTACCACGCCGGCGACGCCGACTACGCGTCGAAGATCTGGTACTGGTCGACGCCGATCGCGGAGTGCCTGGACGGGCGCACCGACGTGCAGTGCACCGACTACGCCGCCTGGACGACGGCGTGGCAGGAGATCAAGGGCTGA
- the gatA gene encoding Asp-tRNA(Asn)/Glu-tRNA(Gln) amidotransferase subunit GatA — translation MSDNARDIIRLSAADLGAQIASGAVTSVQATQAHLDRIDAVDGAVHAYLHVAPELALAAAARVDAQIAAGEKLGPLAGVPIAVKDVLVTTDMPSTSGSKILEGYLSPFDATVVKKVREAGLIPLGKTNMDEFAMGSSTEHSAYGPTHNPWALDRIPGGSGGGSAAAVAGYEASIALGSDTGGSIRQPAHVTGTVGVKPTYGAVSRYGAIALASSLDQIGPVSRTVLDSAMLQDIIGGHDPRDSTSLRTEWPSMADAVRGANVQGLKIGVIKQLQGDGFQAGVLNRFTEALELLVANGAEIVELDAPSFEHAIAAYYLILPAEASSNLAKFDSVRFGLRVNPQGGGTVEDVMSATRDAGFGPEVKRRIILGTYALSAGYYDAYYGSAQKVRTLVQRDFAAAFSQVDVIASPTAPTTAFKLGEKLNDPLAMYLNDIATIPANLAGIPGITLPAGLADEDGLPVGIQFLAPAHEDARLYNVGGALEQLLVAQWGGHLLEQAPDLLELIAAAAEEGAR, via the coding sequence GTGAGCGACAACGCCCGCGACATCATTCGGCTGAGCGCCGCAGACCTCGGCGCCCAGATCGCCTCAGGCGCCGTCACCTCGGTGCAGGCCACCCAGGCCCACCTCGACCGCATCGACGCGGTCGACGGCGCCGTCCACGCGTACCTGCACGTCGCCCCGGAGCTGGCCCTCGCCGCCGCGGCTCGCGTCGACGCCCAGATCGCCGCCGGCGAGAAGCTCGGCCCGCTGGCCGGTGTGCCCATCGCCGTCAAGGACGTGCTCGTCACCACCGACATGCCCTCGACCAGCGGATCCAAGATCCTCGAGGGCTACCTCTCGCCCTTCGACGCCACCGTCGTGAAGAAGGTGCGCGAAGCCGGCCTGATCCCGCTCGGCAAGACCAACATGGACGAGTTCGCCATGGGCTCCTCCACCGAGCACTCGGCCTACGGCCCCACCCACAACCCGTGGGCGCTCGACCGCATCCCCGGCGGCTCCGGCGGCGGCTCCGCCGCGGCGGTGGCCGGCTACGAGGCATCCATCGCCCTCGGCAGCGACACCGGCGGATCCATCCGCCAGCCCGCGCACGTCACCGGAACGGTCGGCGTCAAGCCCACCTACGGCGCCGTGAGCCGCTACGGCGCGATCGCCCTGGCGTCCTCGCTCGACCAGATCGGCCCGGTCAGCCGCACCGTCCTGGACTCGGCCATGCTGCAGGACATCATCGGCGGCCACGACCCGCGCGACTCCACCTCGCTCCGCACCGAGTGGCCCTCCATGGCGGATGCCGTGCGCGGCGCGAACGTGCAGGGGCTGAAAATCGGCGTCATCAAGCAGCTGCAGGGCGACGGCTTCCAGGCCGGCGTGCTGAACCGCTTCACCGAGGCCCTCGAGCTGCTCGTCGCCAACGGCGCAGAGATCGTCGAGCTCGACGCCCCCAGCTTCGAGCACGCGATCGCCGCGTACTACCTGATCCTGCCCGCCGAGGCATCCAGCAACCTGGCCAAGTTCGACTCCGTGCGCTTCGGCCTGCGGGTGAACCCGCAGGGCGGCGGCACCGTCGAAGACGTGATGAGCGCCACCCGCGACGCCGGCTTCGGCCCGGAGGTCAAGCGCCGCATCATCCTCGGCACCTACGCGCTGAGCGCCGGCTACTACGACGCCTACTACGGCAGCGCCCAGAAGGTGCGCACGCTCGTGCAGCGCGACTTCGCGGCCGCGTTCAGCCAGGTCGACGTCATCGCCTCGCCCACCGCGCCGACCACGGCGTTCAAGCTCGGCGAGAAGCTCAACGACCCGCTGGCCATGTACCTCAATGACATCGCCACCATCCCGGCCAACCTGGCCGGCATCCCCGGCATCACGCTGCCGGCCGGCCTGGCAGATGAGGACGGGCTGCCCGTCGGCATCCAGTTCCTCGCCCCGGCCCACGAGGACGCCCGCCTCTACAACGTCGGCGGCGCACTCGAGCAGTTGCTCGTCGCCCAGTGGGGAGGCCACCTGCTGGAGCAGGCGCCCGACCTGCTCGAACTCATCGCGGCCGCGGCCGAGGAAGGTGCCCGCTAA
- a CDS encoding SDR family NAD(P)-dependent oxidoreductase, giving the protein MSRETEQQSVIVHGAGGAIGSAVARQFARHGAELFLAGHRGQSVEATAERIRAESPARVHVAEVDAFDPAAVNAHADAVFEAAGRIDVMLNAVSIPLVQGVPLLELGLEDALAPATSWLRTQFITSQAAGRHMAERGGGTILTLSASPARVAIAGVGGFAAACSAVEALTRTFAAELGPSGVRVVCLRMQRILETIGDIPDLPMPLEEFAGFLESLTTSRSLPSLDEVAEMAVFLAEGGARSMNGAVLNLTCGMSPD; this is encoded by the coding sequence ATGTCGAGGGAGACAGAGCAGCAGAGCGTCATCGTGCACGGCGCCGGCGGTGCGATCGGGTCGGCTGTCGCCCGGCAGTTCGCGCGCCACGGCGCCGAGTTGTTCCTGGCCGGCCACCGCGGGCAGAGCGTCGAGGCGACGGCGGAGCGCATTCGCGCGGAGTCGCCGGCGCGCGTGCACGTCGCCGAGGTCGACGCCTTCGACCCGGCAGCCGTCAACGCCCACGCCGACGCCGTGTTCGAGGCCGCCGGCCGGATCGACGTGATGCTCAACGCCGTGAGCATCCCGTTGGTTCAGGGCGTCCCGCTGCTCGAGCTCGGCCTCGAGGACGCGCTCGCCCCCGCCACCAGCTGGCTGCGCACCCAGTTCATCACGTCTCAGGCCGCGGGGAGGCACATGGCGGAGCGGGGAGGCGGGACGATCCTGACGTTGTCAGCCTCGCCGGCCCGGGTGGCGATCGCAGGAGTCGGCGGCTTCGCCGCGGCCTGCTCCGCCGTCGAGGCGCTCACCCGCACCTTCGCCGCCGAGCTCGGCCCGTCCGGCGTGCGGGTGGTCTGCCTCCGGATGCAGCGCATCCTGGAGACGATCGGCGACATCCCCGACCTGCCGATGCCGCTGGAGGAGTTCGCCGGGTTCCTCGAATCCCTCACCACGAGCCGTTCGCTCCCCTCGCTCGACGAGGTGGCCGAGATGGCGGTGTTCCTGGCCGAGGGCGGTGCGCGCTCGATGAACGGCGCGGTGCTGAACCTGACGTGCGGGATGAGCCCGGACTAG
- the dinB gene encoding DNA polymerase IV, with protein MSKQDGSTRQVSAADADDSRTPFLHVDLDAFFASVELLDNPALAGKPVVVGGLGPRSVVSAANYEARRYGVNSAMPMALALRRCPNAVVVPVRMARYAELSRQVMSIFDDMTPLVERLGIDEAFLDVSGATKLLGSPRTVAQLLRARVLTETGLTCSVGVASTKFVAKLASGRSKPNGLLVVPADETLEFLHPLPISALWGVGPATEAQLKRLGLNRVADVAQTPLDVLQGALGPALALKLHSLANGIDPRSISLEREEKSIGHETTFSFDVTDQLEIRRALLRQADDVAARLRRADVVARTVVLKLRYSDFSTVTKSRTLAEPTNVGRRIYEEALAAFDALGAAGKRVRLIGVRAEQLGAGGGSLGLWDPDEEWREAELAVDEVTARFGKGMLRPAALVKPPTAG; from the coding sequence GTGAGCAAACAAGACGGTTCGACGCGGCAGGTGAGCGCCGCCGACGCCGACGACTCGCGCACCCCGTTCCTGCACGTCGATCTCGACGCCTTCTTCGCCTCCGTCGAGCTGCTGGACAACCCGGCGCTCGCCGGCAAGCCCGTCGTCGTGGGCGGGCTGGGCCCGCGCTCCGTGGTCTCCGCCGCCAACTACGAGGCCCGCCGCTACGGCGTGAACTCGGCGATGCCGATGGCGCTCGCGCTGCGCCGCTGCCCGAACGCCGTCGTCGTGCCGGTGCGGATGGCCCGCTATGCCGAGCTCTCCCGGCAGGTCATGAGCATCTTCGACGACATGACGCCGCTGGTGGAGCGCCTCGGCATCGATGAGGCCTTCCTCGACGTCTCCGGCGCCACCAAACTGCTCGGCTCGCCGCGCACCGTCGCCCAGCTGCTCCGCGCCCGGGTGCTGACCGAGACGGGGCTCACCTGCTCGGTGGGCGTGGCCTCGACGAAGTTCGTCGCCAAGCTGGCCTCCGGCCGCTCCAAGCCCAACGGCCTGCTGGTGGTTCCGGCCGACGAGACGCTGGAGTTCCTACATCCGCTGCCCATCAGTGCGCTCTGGGGCGTCGGCCCCGCCACGGAGGCGCAGCTGAAGCGGCTGGGCCTGAACCGGGTCGCCGACGTCGCCCAGACGCCGCTCGACGTGCTGCAGGGAGCTCTCGGCCCGGCGCTCGCCCTCAAACTGCACAGCCTGGCCAACGGCATTGACCCGCGCAGCATCAGCCTCGAGCGCGAGGAGAAGAGCATCGGCCACGAGACGACGTTCAGCTTCGACGTCACCGACCAGCTCGAGATCCGGCGGGCGCTGCTGCGCCAGGCGGATGACGTCGCCGCGCGCCTGCGCCGGGCGGATGTCGTCGCGCGGACGGTCGTGCTGAAGCTGCGGTACAGCGACTTCAGCACCGTGACCAAGTCGCGCACCCTGGCCGAGCCCACCAATGTGGGCCGGCGCATCTACGAGGAGGCCCTCGCCGCCTTCGACGCGCTCGGCGCCGCCGGCAAACGGGTGCGATTGATCGGGGTGCGTGCGGAGCAGCTCGGCGCGGGCGGCGGCAGCCTCGGGCTGTGGGACCCGGACGAGGAGTGGCGGGAGGCCGAGCTCGCCGTCGACGAGGTGACCGCACGCTTCGGCAAGGGCATGCTGCGCCCGGCCGCTCTAGTCAAGCCGCCGACTGCGGGGTAG